Proteins from one Paenibacillus amylolyticus genomic window:
- the deoC gene encoding deoxyribose-phosphate aldolase: protein MIDHTLLRADATQSEMAKLTEEAKQYQFASVCVNPGWVAYAAEQLQGTGVDICTVIGFPLGASTSETKAFETKDAIAKGATEVDMVINISALKDGKDDYVEQDIRAVVEAAAGKALVKVIIETCLLTDEEKVRACQAAVRAGADFVKTSTGFSTGGATPEDIALMRRTVGPDVGVKASGGVRSLEDMQKMIEAGATRIGASSGVKIMQGGQSTSSY, encoded by the coding sequence ATGATCGACCATACGTTGCTTCGTGCGGACGCAACGCAAAGTGAAATGGCCAAGTTAACCGAAGAAGCGAAGCAATACCAGTTTGCTTCCGTATGTGTTAACCCGGGTTGGGTTGCTTATGCTGCTGAGCAGTTGCAGGGCACTGGCGTAGATATCTGCACCGTTATTGGTTTCCCTCTGGGCGCATCCACATCGGAGACAAAAGCTTTCGAAACCAAGGATGCGATTGCTAAAGGTGCAACTGAAGTCGATATGGTCATCAACATCAGTGCTTTGAAAGATGGCAAAGATGATTACGTTGAACAGGATATTCGTGCTGTCGTTGAAGCGGCTGCGGGTAAAGCTTTGGTGAAAGTCATTATTGAAACTTGTCTGTTGACGGATGAAGAGAAAGTACGTGCTTGTCAGGCAGCTGTACGAGCTGGTGCTGACTTTGTCAAAACTTCTACAGGATTCTCCACTGGTGGAGCAACGCCAGAAGATATCGCTTTGATGCGTCGTACTGTAGGTCCTGATGTTGGTGTTAAAGCTTCCGGTGGCGTACGCAGCCTGGAAGATATGCAGAAAATGATCGAAGCAGGGGCAACTCGTATTGGTGCAAGCTCTGGCGTAAAAATCATGCAGGGTGGTCAGTCTACATCTTCTTATTAA
- a CDS encoding NupC/NupG family nucleoside CNT transporter, whose product MKFLIALLGLLVVFGLAFIASNGKKKIRYRPLVVMVVLQVILAYALLNTEVGTWLIGGFASVFKSLLDYANEGIAFVFGDLTTVGADTVGTPFFLSVLMPIVVISALIGILQYIRILPFVIKYIGLVLSKINGMGKLESYNAVASAVLGQSEVFISVKKQIGLLPKHRLYTLCASAMSTVSMSIVGAYMSMIDPKYVVTALVLNLFGGFIIASIVNPYEVTEEEDILEVQEEEKQSFFEMLGEYILDGFKVAIIVAAMLIGFVALIALVNGIFSAVLGISFQELLGYVFAPLAFIMGVPWKEAIQAGSIMATKMVSNEFVAMLALAKETVLSARTTGIVSVFLVSFANFSSIGIIAGAVKGLHEKQGNVVARFGLKLLYGASLVSVLSAIIAGLFL is encoded by the coding sequence ATGAAATTTCTAATTGCCCTTCTTGGTTTACTCGTTGTTTTTGGACTGGCTTTTATCGCAAGCAACGGTAAAAAGAAGATTCGCTACCGACCTTTGGTCGTAATGGTTGTTTTGCAGGTAATTCTGGCCTATGCCTTGCTGAATACAGAAGTGGGGACATGGTTGATTGGCGGCTTCGCGTCCGTATTTAAAAGTTTGCTTGATTATGCGAATGAAGGAATTGCGTTTGTATTTGGCGATTTGACCACCGTAGGTGCAGATACCGTAGGCACACCGTTTTTCCTCAGCGTATTGATGCCGATTGTTGTTATCTCTGCACTCATTGGGATATTGCAGTATATCCGAATCTTACCTTTTGTTATAAAATATATTGGTCTGGTATTAAGCAAAATCAACGGAATGGGCAAACTGGAATCATATAACGCGGTTGCTTCGGCTGTATTGGGGCAATCTGAAGTGTTCATTTCTGTGAAAAAACAAATTGGGTTGTTGCCAAAACATCGGCTGTACACCTTGTGTGCTTCGGCGATGTCCACGGTATCGATGTCCATTGTCGGTGCCTATATGTCCATGATTGATCCGAAATATGTGGTTACGGCACTTGTGCTGAACCTGTTTGGCGGTTTTATCATAGCTTCCATTGTAAATCCTTATGAGGTGACAGAGGAAGAAGATATATTGGAAGTACAGGAAGAGGAGAAACAATCCTTCTTCGAAATGCTGGGCGAGTACATCCTGGATGGATTCAAAGTCGCCATTATTGTCGCTGCGATGTTAATCGGTTTTGTCGCCTTGATTGCGTTGGTTAACGGAATTTTCAGCGCGGTGCTTGGCATTTCGTTCCAGGAACTGCTTGGTTATGTGTTTGCACCACTTGCCTTTATTATGGGTGTTCCTTGGAAGGAAGCGATTCAGGCGGGAAGTATTATGGCAACCAAAATGGTATCCAACGAGTTCGTTGCCATGCTTGCGCTGGCGAAGGAGACCGTATTGTCTGCCAGAACAACAGGGATCGTATCCGTCTTCCTCGTATCGTTCGCGAACTTCTCCTCCATCGGTATCATTGCCGGTGCGGTGAAGGGGCTTCATGAGAAACAAGGTAATGTGGTCGCCCGCTTCGGTCTGAAACTGCTTTACGGTGCATCGCTTGTCAGTGTATTATCAGCGATCATCGCCGGACTGTTCTTGTAA